The sequence TTCGAAACTTCGCTGAGACAAGGAGGAGTAATGATAGCTCTGATAGTAGTAATAGCAATTGTCGTGATAATTTTCTTCAGTTTCATAGGAATTTACAACAGCCTGGTAAGATTGCGCAATCAGGTAAAAAATGCCTGGTCGCAGATCGATGTGCAATTGAAACGCCGCCATGATCTTATTCCCAACCTGATAGAAACTGCCAAAGGCTACATGAAGCATGAAAGAGAAACGCTGGAAAGCATCACAAAAGCCAGAAGTAAAGCCATGAAAGCAGATTCAGTGAAAGAAAAAGCCAATGCCGAAAGTGCTTTGAATGGAGCAATGAGTCAATTTTATGTAGTTGTAGAGAACTATCCTGACCTGAAAGCAAATCAGAATTTCCTGGCACTACAGGAAGAACTTACAGCAACTGAAAACAAAATTGCCTTTTCCCGCCAGAATTACAATGATCAAGTGCTTTTCTTCAACAACAAAATTCAGATGTTCCCTTCCAATATTGTTGCAGGAATGTTCAATTTCCAAACACAGACTTTCTTTGAACTGGA is a genomic window of Candidatus Cloacimonadota bacterium containing:
- a CDS encoding LemA family protein, producing the protein MIALIVVIAIVVIIFFSFIGIYNSLVRLRNQVKNAWSQIDVQLKRRHDLIPNLIETAKGYMKHERETLESITKARSKAMKADSVKEKANAESALNGAMSQFYVVVENYPDLKANQNFLALQEELTATENKIAFSRQNYNDQVLFFNNKIQMFPSNIVAGMFNFQTQTFFELENPAEKEVPKVDFS